The stretch of DNA CCGTACACCAGATGGCAGAATCGCTCGGGCGGATGGCGCGCCGTCCAGTCGGGTCTGCTGAACGCCGACACATAGGTGGTCCAGGGGCCCTCGAACGTGACGACGAGATCGGCGTTCCTGGCGTAGCCGGGGGCCGGGTGCACGCCCGGATTGAGGACCACGAGCGACGCGCCCTGTCTGCGCAGCGCGCGCACCAGCTTTCGGTAGGCGGGCAACGCGTCCTCGGACGCGCTCACCCGGTCCAGGAAACAGCCCTCGGTCGCGTACCACTCCCGGTGCCGAGCGGCGTCGGCGGTGACATCCGCGGCGGGGCGGGTGCCGTAGTCGGTGTCCACGTAGCCGAGCAGCCGGGCGCCCGCTCCGCGCAGCGCGTCCGCCGCGGAGACGAAGGCGGGATCGGGCGCGTCGCCCGGCCCGTCCGCGGGGTTGAGTACCACCGCGTAGGTACGGTCGGCCGCGGTGATGAGCCGGTGCCAGGCGCCGGGGTCCACGGCCGGGTGGATGTACAGGGGGATCAGCAGGCTCACGTCGT from Streptomyces tsukubensis encodes:
- a CDS encoding spherulation-specific family 4 protein, which encodes MSLLIPLYIHPAVDPGAWHRLITAADRTYAVVLNPADGPGDAPDPAFVSAADALRGAGARLLGYVDTDYGTRPAADVTADAARHREWYATEGCFLDRVSASEDALPAYRKLVRALRRQGASLVVLNPGVHPAPGYARNADLVVTFEGPWTTYVSAFSRPDWTARHPPERFCHLVYGVPDALAPLAVRTAGERGAAVSGPVTGEPPNPWSGLTPVLSGAGR